One Ranitomeya variabilis isolate aRanVar5 chromosome 4, aRanVar5.hap1, whole genome shotgun sequence genomic window, CACTTTTAGGTAAGTCTCCACCTTGTGCATGTCTTTCTTGAAACAAGACAGGAGACCATAGTTTTTAATCCGTGCATCATCGTTGTTGTCTGGATGGGAATCAAATTTGTCATACGTAAAGGTCAATAGGCCGTAATTCCTGGCGTTTCCATCATCTAGTTCCTGGTGATGGCAAAAAAGATGAATCATTAAAGGGATAGGCTACGTCATCCATATCAGATTGATGACCCGTCACCCTGACTGATCAGTTATTATTAGCTCTGGATGCGACCATTGAATGAAGTTGTATGGCACATCTCCCGTTCAATGTGTAGCAGCCGCTGCCGAGAACTGCGGTATAGGTGCAATACTACTAGCTAACCAGCAGGGGGAGCATGCTGAGGGCTCATCTTACCCTTATGAGAGCATATAATCCTTCTTCAAGATCTCGCAGTTTTTCATAGACCGCATTCCCGAACATTTGGTTGGTGAATAGTTTATTCAGCGATTGCACCGGTGTCATCCAAGACTGAATGAGGGTGAGGGAGAATCGAAGAAGGTCCATGTCCTGTAATAATTGGAAGCTAGTTAGGAGTTTTGTTAGCGGTGTGATTATGGTGGTAGACTCATGACACAACCTTCAGGCTGTGAGGAAACAACCCTCAGTGGAGGACACAACTTACTGATTTCTGGTGGGTGTTGTCCTTGTCGGTTGGGGCTGGGATGGTTTCTGAGTAGCAGAACATCGCATAGGAGTTTTTATTTGAGTATCTCTTATCTTCACGGATGAATGTTCGTTCCTGGAAGAGAGATGTAAGCTAGTCAACAGCACAGTCAGCCACAGTGCGATGAACTATTCACTGCAATACACCATATTGCTTGGGTTTGCTTCACTACAAGCATCATCTGAGAATTAGGGCGCATTCAGATGACCATAGTTTTGTTCTGAGGGTGACCCATCACAACATTGCATCACACTTTAGCCAATGCTATTCAATGAggttgtgcacatgtccgatttttttattttttttttccttggaccgtgTGGTCCAAttaaaaaaaatttgcagcatgcatGATTTTCTTTCAGTAATTGGATCACACTCGGCCATTCAAGACtatggatttgtgaaaaaaatcggaccacacttgCATGACATCTGAGTACGGTctcattttcacggactgacagaattgagaagatggagaattaaaaaaaaaaattctccacatccGATCCCATTCTGACCATGCTCTAATCAGTCATAAACAGGACGCTTTATTCAGATGGAGAACATACGGTTGTGTGACCCTAGGCTTACAGTAATTAAATTTCCCTATCTGACTCCAATTTACATACATTGGACTCCAGTTTGAAGTCTGCCAACCATTGGGGCCCCTTAGGAAGCAGCCCATACATTTTCACCAGTTATTCTCCAAGTGCCCATTCAGCAGGATGACTACCGTTCTTGCCCTTTCCATACACATGTATGTTGGCTTGGCATGTGTTCTCAATAGGGAAAAAGCCATTGCCAGACACTTGTGGTGACGGCTTATCTTCCATGAGAACAAAAGGATAGGGCTTTGAATTTTAACAGCCTGATCCTTCTTTCCCTCAATATCTGTCACTGAGAGACCCCCATACGAATAAGAAACCATGCAATCCTGCCAAAATCAATGGGTTAGGTTGATTATTTCTGATGTCTAGGCCTCACAGATCTTCTACTGAGTACAATACAGGAACTCTATCGGCTTTTTGCCTGAAATGGCGCTACTCCCAGGTACTGAGTTGGAACTACGACACAGCTTGACTTACTTTAATGAGGTTGTTTCGCAATTTTCTGCACATTAGCTGCTCAGGAGCAGGATGTTCTCAGAAAGAAGCTGAAGTAGCCACAATCCCACCATTCTAGGCATTACTATACATCTGAGTGGTTAGATACTCCCTCAATCAGGACTTTGGAGATAGTATATGGCATCAGTGTTTCGGTGGAGAATCCCTTTAGATATAAAGGCTATACATTTTCTATTCCAATCATCAGTCCATTACTTACATAGTCTCGGTATGTGTCTGCCACCACCTGGTGAATGTATTGTGCCCTGATTACAGCATTATTGAGGAGACTGGCAAGAGGTATCTGGGGGAAGGCACTGAACCCCGGAGGGCTTTGAAGGCACATGATGAGCAGCAGTCCAAGCGATGAGCACAGTCCTAGAAACAGGTAATGAACCACATAAGTTAATATGAGATAATAAATTATGATGCCACCACCTTTCAGACATTCCTGCATGAATAGTCTGCATTGGTCCATCTgttggccaccattattttcagaCATTTTATGGGCTTGTAGGAAAAGTGCCATCGTTGCCCACAGATTGTGCTTGTTATTGCTTAATCCCATGAGTTGCAATATCAAGTCACAACCTATGGACAGATGGGACTTTTTTTTTGGAAGACAGCAGCCGTGGGTTTTTTTCCTAGCCATCTACTTGCAGACATACCTGAAGCCATTGTTTTCTggttgtgaagcagttggtggtgcaggtcttcTTGATGTAAGGACCAGCTCCGGTCTCAGCCATTTATATATGTAAAGTGATTAATAATCAGAAGGTTTTTACAACGATCAGGTCACAACTAATACATGTATGAAACGTTTCTCATGTGACACTTCTTTAATATGGATAAAACAAGGTGACATTTCTCCTCGTACAaacatctatatacagtatttcTGTAAAGCTCATATTACCGCTCGCATTATTCCATTCACAGAGCGTAGCTTGGCTTTCATTGAATACTATGTGGCTCGTTCTGATCCATTAATGCAGTAAGTGACACCTATATCCTGTGTATTAAATAGGCAAAAATCCACCCGCTCTTTGACTACACATCGACTCTGAATATTAAAGAAGTGGACAGACGTAGGATAGACGCTGAGGGAGACCTTGCTCTCACCCCACACTATTTGTTGTTGTTGTCTCCACACACTGGTTTCTTACTGTCCTATTCATCTTTTATTTTACTTTATATACAAATCGATTCTGGCTCCATCGGGTCATGTGTTTGATGCCATGAAAAATGGGATTTGGGCAGAATACCCTGACTGATCGGTTCACTGTAACGAGGGAGATAGTCACTTTGTTTTCCATCTGTACTCTGGTCAGGAAGTGTCTGTCTTTTCTGGTGGGCACGAAATTGTGGTAAAAGACAGATAATGACTGCTGGAATGGGAACCAGATTGAGATCAGAAAGTAACTATGTCATCTTAGCAAATGGCTCCATATTCCGAATCCCTCAGGAATATAGATGCAATCCCTGAGAGAGACAGAAACGAGGGGCCCGAAAACAATGCCTTACACCCAGTTCCCTGACTCTACTCATTTGACCCTAGATCACAATAGTGCTCTTCACAGAAAGTCTGGTTATTGTAGTTGTAATACAGTGGCCAGTGGTTGAATTAACATAAAGGTCCACAATTATCAGTAACGAGTCCTAGAAACGATTGTTTCATGATAACCGTGCAGTCTAAACAGGTCGCCTGTCACCCGACAAATGGTGAAATTAGCTTTTGTTTTGTATAAAAGAttatcgttctcggcagcacatcgtcttTTGTACGCAGGACTTGTGCGGCTGAGCGCAAAGCGATGTACATGGAGTTGGGGATATGGCCAACAAGTCCCTATAGTGTGTGTTTCCCATTGTCCTCCCCATTCCATGTTTCTCAGTGTAACATAGCGAGGTACATTAGGGCCCCTCTGTAGAAGCTGCGGTATGACTATAGAACATACGACAGTAATGTATATGAGacgtaggctggagtcacacttgtacAGTCTGCGAGAACAGTATATTTCTTGTAAATACAAGAGCAGATCCCGGCttccagataggataggacaaagtGCAGATGTTAAAAAATCCCATTCACACATGAGGCCAAACAACCTCCATGGTGTGATTTTATTTcatcatggcagcatgctctgtccGTTGCGACAATGTCAAGGAGTTAATGCTTCCTTCTGTTTTTTTTAGACACTTTTGCCAACCCATAAGGTGGGACATTGGCGTGAAAGTTTTGAAAACTCGAGAAAATTGAATGTTACGAGCATATCctcataataattttatttttctgcATTTATTACACACGTCTATGCATCAGGGAACATAAAAATAGCACCATATTATATAAGGAGAAAACCGGTTACACATCTGAACAATCCAATGGTTTAAACACTTTCCTCTAAATGCAAATAATGGAGTGAGTAAAAtataatatattaaccccttcatgacatgcgccgtacatgtacagcacatgtcatgtcctttcctttgatgtgggctctggcgttgagcccacatctttcccggcacatgtcagctgttttgagcagctgacatgtgcccctaacatctgcgggtggaatcgtgatccacccatggctgttcacCCGATAAATGCCGATGTCAACCTCTGACAGCTGAATTTAATGTGATCCTGctggaagcgcatcactaatcccgcccatcggtgaccccagcaCATGATCACAGGtcgccgatgggtcggcatgacaaccagaggtctccagcagacgtctatggttgtcataaccggattgctatgagcaccaccctgtggtcggcgctcatagcaagtgagtatttctgctacacacaggcgatctgatcatcgcatgtatgtagcagaagcgatcgggttatcgcagcttctaatctcccatggagaatattgaagcaagtgaaaagtaaaaaaaaaaaaagtttttaaaaatatatataaaaaatataaaagttcaaatcacctcccattcgctccattcaaaataaaacaaaaaaatacacatatttggtattgccgcattcagaattgttcgatctatcaagctataaaaagaattaatcctatTGGTAAAcagcataataataatcttttaatatttttatttatatagcgccaacatattccgcagcgctttacagtttgcacacattatcatcgctgtccccgatggggctcacaatctaaattccctatcagattgtctttggaatgtggggaggacccggaggaaacccatgcaaacacggggagaacatacaaactcgtaatggaaaaaaaaagcaaaaatgccagaattacgaattttttggttgccgcaacattgcattaacatgcaataacgggcaatcaaaagattgtatgtgcaccaaaatagtataattaaaaatgtcagatcagcacgcaaaaaagaagcccgaccccagatcacgaaaaatggagatggtgctatgggtctcggaaaatgatgcatttttttaaattatttttttaacaaactttgaattttttttttaccatttagataaaaagcAACCTATACAAGCTTGgcatctacgaactcgtaatgggctggagaatcataatggcaggtcagttttagtatttggtgaacatggtagaaaaaatccaaaaaacagttgtggaattgcagttggaatttttttcccgttttcgagtacacgacctggtaaaaccaatggtgtagttcaaaagtacaactgttcCCGCAAAATaaggcctcacatggccatattgaccgaaaaataaaaagttatggctctgggaagaaggggagcaaaaaacagaaacgcaaaaactaaaaaaaagggcGTGAAGGGGTTAGTCTGCCAAGAAAGTAGCTTATTTATTAAAGGCAGTCtgccagcacaaaatgactgtacaAACCAAGCACAGTAGCATGGTGTGGCAAAGCATCTTCCCTCCTGCTTGTTTTCCATAGATCTCTGCCCTCCTCTTTCTCCTAGCTACAGCTGACAAGGTAAAGGGGAAGAGATAGATGAAAAGCAAGTAGGTGGGAAGTTGCACTTAACTGTCTGGCAACACCAAGGGGGAACcgagcttggtttgaacagtcattttgtgttgacagactccctttaacctaGCTTTAGATCAGTGGACTGTAACCAGTGCCTTTCTACTGGTGGTGAAACAATCGTTTTCTGTAGACTGCGGCAgtcagtgcatgctgggagttgtagtttcattaGAGAATGAGAGGTGAAGTTGCAGATCACTGCTTTATATATTGATAATGCACCTTTAATATGATCAAAGGGTTTGATGGGTTCAAAACTATTAGGACACTCTACTGAATATTGCGGGCTGTTCACTTTGAGCGTCGGCACATTATAATATACAAAGGGGTCATTTGATTTCAAAAACCTAATTTCAGATTTCTCGATGGGTCAAATTTGGGCTATTAGCAGGGGTTTCTCATAGGGAACCTCCATCAGCTAGACAAAGTAGAGAGTGACTGTGGAGCGCTTGGCTACAGGAGCAACATTTCTGTACAATGCACAGACCAACGCATTTAATAAACACAATGTAATACCTGTTTCATCTTGCGGGGGTGttgcagggaaattgaacacttactTACTATCATGTACAGCTGGCTGGAACAACCCTAGATCAGTCTGTTTTAACAAAAAGGAATTATAAAaatcgaacaacccctttaaaattgaTTTCCCCTTTAAGCAAAGGCCCAAACAATGCCTGATAGCTATAATATATGGTAGATTCAGGATTTTCATAGGTGTAGCAG contains:
- the LOC143765731 gene encoding somatotropin — translated: MASGLCSSLGLLLIMCLQSPPGFSAFPQIPLASLLNNAVIRAQYIHQVVADTYRDYERTFIREDKRYSNKNSYAMFCYSETIPAPTDKDNTHQKSDMDLLRFSLTLIQSWMTPVQSLNKLFTNQMFGNAVYEKLRDLEEGLYALIRELDDGNARNYGLLTFTYDKFDSHPDNNDDARIKNYGLLSCFKKDMHKVETYLKVMKCRRFVESNCMV